The genome window GTCTGATGTTTCCGAAATTGTACCTATCGGAGACAAATGGAAAGGAGGTAAACTTATTTTGGAACCGGGTCAGGCTGGATTAGCGTCAAAAGAAATTCCAATTGATACCTTTTTTCATAAAATTATAATGGTTCGTGACCGTTTGCGCGTAATGGAGCAAAAAATAAACAGCAGCAAAATAGAAGAAATTGAAAAAATTGAACTGCAGCAGTACATTACCCGTATTTATGGCAGTTTGACTTCCTTCAATATATTATTTAAATCGCCAACCAATCATTTTGTCGGAGAAAAGTCAAAGTAATATTACTAAGATTCTGAGTTTCTAAGTTACTAAGACACTATGAAAATTAAAAAACTTAGAAACTTAACATCCTAGAGACTCTGTAACCTTTTTTATACGTAATTTTATAATCCAAATTGTAATATTTCAAATCATGAAAAAAATAATCTTTTCTGCTGCCGTAATTATCGCGTTAGTCATTGGCTGTAAAACCAATAGCAAATCCAGCGGCTCTAAAAGCCTAAACCTTACTTTTGAATCAAAGAGTAACAGCAATGTAACAGGAACTGCCACATTTACTGAAAAAAATGGCAAAGTGACTTTTACAGCAAAAATTTCTGGGCTAAAACCAGGAATTCACGCCATTCATATTCACGAAAAATCTGACTGCTCTGCGGCTGACGGAAGTTCGGCGGGAGGACACTGGAATCCTACTTTCAAAAAACACGGAAAATGGGGCGATGCAGAACATCATAAAGGTGATATCGGTAATTTTACTGCAGATGAAAAAGGAAATGGCACCATCACTTTCACAACAGACGAATGGTCTATTGGCGGTGAAGATGCAACAAAAAACATTCTTGGAAAAGGACTTATTGTTCACCAAGGAGCCGATGACTATGTAAGTCAGCCTGCAGGAAATGCCGGAGCAAGAGTAGCTTGTTCAGCAATTATTAAATAAAAAAACTGATTTTCCTTGATAGAGAAAGAACAGCATTATTTTAAAAACACATCAGAATGGCGGGAATGGTTGCATGATAATCATAATTCGTCATCTGGTGTGTATTTGATTTTTTATAAAGTAAGCAGTCCTTTTGAAAGCATGCGCTGGGAAGAAGCGGTACAGGTAGCAATCTGCTACGGATGGATTGATTCTACAGTAAAAAAAATTGACGAACACCGCCGAAGACAATTATTCACTCCAAGAAAAGATAAAAGTATTTGGAGCAAACTCAACAAAAGCTATATTGAGAAACTCATTGCTGCCAATCTGATGCATGAAAGCGGATTATCTAAAATTGAGACTGCCAAACAGAATGGCTCTTGGACATCCTCAGATGCAACCGAAGATTTAATAATACCTGAAGATTTAAAATTAGCTTTCGAACAAAACAAAACAGCATACGAAAACTACCAAAAGTTCAGCCCATCTTATCGAAAAAGTTATCTACATTGGCTCAATCAAGCCAAAAGAGAAGAAACCCGAAACAACAGAATTACCTCAATAATAGACCTTTGCCATCAAAATAAAAAATCAAGGGATTAATTCATTATAACATTCACTGAGCAAAAAAATATTTGAGTTAAAATTCCAAAGGTGGATTCAACATATAAATGCAACAGTATTCAATTTATTGATTTTTTCGGCGAAAATTTCATTAGGTGTTTTATAGCCAAATCTTTTTCTGGGTCTGTTGTTTAATGTATTAACTACTGTTTTTATTTGTTGTTCTTCGATGTTTTCAAAGTTAGATTTTTTAGGAAAATATTGTCTTATTAATCCGTTTAAATTTTCATTGGCTCCTCGTTCCCAGCTATGGTAGGGTTTGGCAAAATAATAATCGATATCTAAATCTTCTGCAATGGCCCGATGATTGGCAAATTCCTTTCCATTATCCGAAGTAATGGTCTTGATTATTGGTTTCCAATCTTTCAATAATTCAATTGTTTTCTGCTGTATTGCACTAGCTTCTTTGCTTTCTACTTTTCCCATAAAAAGTATTCCAGAGGCTCTGTCATTGATAGTTAGTAACGCTCCTTTGTGATTCTTACCAATGACCAAATCAATCTCTAAATCGCCCAATCTACTTTTCTTTTCTACAATCTTTGGACGCTCGCTAATATCGACCCTACCAATAATAAGTCCTCTTTTATCCTTTAAATGTCCTCTTTTTTTATACTTTTTACCCTTGGTCCTAAGATGTTTATATAAGAGTCCTCCTTTGCGTTTATTTTCCCAAATATATTGATAGATTCTTTCTTTAGAAACCATTGCTCTTTTGTCAATTTTTGCTCTGCCAACAATTTGTTCAGGACTGTAATCTTGCTTTAAATAAAACAAAATATTTGCTTCAACTTCTGAGGTTAAAGTGCATTTTTTGATCTTAACCTTATGCCTGTTTAAAGCTTTTTTATCCGCCAAAACAGCTTTATAAACACCACTTCTTTGATCAGAATTACGTTTTATTTCTCGAGAAATAACTGATTTGTTTTTATCTACCAATTCAGCAATTTCGGAAATACTGATACCGGCATTTCTATATACTTCTATTTTGTATCTTTGTTCTAACGTTAAATGTGCCATCTATTTTGAGTGTTGCAACCCAAAGATATGATGATTTTTTCGCCAACTCTAGTGTTATTCTTTTGACCTAGGTCAAAAGAATAACACTAGAGTTTTTTTTCACGTTGCATTTATTACTTGAATCTAAGAAATCAAAAAAGGCATTGAAAAATTAAATTCACATTGTTGTCTGGTTCAAATATCCAATTTCACAAAAAACACCAGATAAACAATTTTATAACCCTCTGAATTAGGTATTGATTCATAAAAAAACATAGTTTTGCATAATCAAAACAAAACAATGATTAACCCTTCGGCATCAGGTTGGATAGATAAATTTTTTATAAAACTAAAGTTATCAGAACACAACGTCTCTGAAACTGAGGCCGGCTTTTATAAAAATTTAAGAAATACAGGTTTTATCTACGGTCATATCATTTCGCTTGATACTTCTTTTGAAATACAAACTAAAGACTGGTTTAAAGAAGAAATTTCCAAAGTAGCTTTACTGAATGCTTTGTATGGTATTTTTTCATTAACAAATAAAGAGAAAGAACCTTCCGATTTTATTGAACAAGCCAATCTTTTTTACAAAGAAATGCATCCAGAAGGATTTAGTTTATTCAAAAAAATTGTCCCAAAGAATTCACCTTCCTTAACTTTAGAAAAAGTAATTGATGAGCGTGTACAGACAAATGACAATATAATTAATAAAAATTTTTCGCATTTAGTAACCAATGCATTATTATTTATAGATGTTTTGGCTTTTCGCCAATATTTGATAAAAGGCCAAATCCCTGAGAAGTACCTCAAAAAAATTGAAGAAACGATTGTAAACATTGCTATTCTGGCTTTAAAAATAAAGAATAACAAATCGCAATATGATGATTTATTGATCAAATTATTTGAAGCTTCAATACGATACAGCAAATTTTCCAAAAAAGAGCATATCACTTTAGAAACACTGGATTTGTCTTATTTTACTGCCGAACTGGAAAAAAAATATTTAATCGACATCGCAGGAATGGCGTTATGGAGCGATGGCGTTATCGAAAATAATGAGTCTTATTTTCTTCATACATTGGCACAATCATTATCTATCGAAGATGATTTTGTAACACTGAGCATTAGCAAAACCAATAGTTTTATAAGCAGACACAAAAAAGAAATTCCTTATTTTAATTATTCAAATCCGGTAAAACATTTTTATGATCAGACTACAAAAAGTGTCATTACACTGATTTCACGCAACAAATCAAGATTGGTTAAGGAAATTGTTCAAAGCAAGGAATTAATGCTGCTTCTGGCTCATTCGACCCACAGAGATTTAGACGAAAAAGAGAAGAAGAAAGTAAAAAAACAACTGTTGGATATATGCAAAACAGTACCTTCTCTAACTATATTTTTACTTCCAGGAGGAAGTTTATTACTGCCTCTCCTGATTAAGTTTATTCCAACACTATTGCCTTCGGCATTTAATGAAAATTTAGAGAATGATGATTAATAATAAAGGCTGCCAAAATTTTGACAGCCTTTTTGGCATTTATAAAGTTTTTAAACGCAGCCTATTTTGTGATGTTTAGCTGATAAACCTCATCAAGATCTTCATTTGAACTAAAGTTAACTCCTAAATCAGTTACAAATCCTGAATTCAAACCGTAAACCCATCCGTGAAGCGATAAATCCTGCCCGTTTTTCCAAGCAGCCTGCACTATCGATGTTTTAGCTAAATCAAACACTTGTTCTTTTACATTGATTTCTACAAAAGCATTAAAACGCTCCGTCTCATCCGAAATAGAATCCAAATATTTATCATGTAAACGATAAACATCTTTTATATGACGAATCCAGTTATCTATAATTCCTATGGAATCATTACCCATAGCGGCTTTTACACCACCGCATCCGTAATGTCCGCAGACAATAACATGTTTGACTTTTAATACATTTACAGAATAATCCAAAACGCTTAACATATTCATGTCTGTATGAACAACCATATTGGCGATATTTCTATGAACAAAAACTTCACCTGGTTTAGCTCCGATAATTTCATTTGCCGGCACACGGCTGTCTGAACATCCTATCCATAATAATGGCGGCTGCTGTCCCTTGGCTAAATCTTTAAAAAAATCTGGATCTAAATCTAATTGCTCTTCAACCCATTTTTTATTATTGTCTAATATTTTTTTATAAAAATCACTCATTTTGTTTTTCTTTTAAAAGTTTTATTTGGTTTAAAATGTATAAAAATTATGTATTCACGTTATTTATTAAAGTCAAAAATTATTGCTGAAAACTGTCACTGACAATCTTTTTTTCAACTACTTCCCTTTTTACAAAATCATAATGATGCTCAATGGACACATGATTCTGAGATTCTTTGCTATTCTCCAAAGCATACTCCTTTTTGAATCCAATTAATTTCACATTAATATTTTCATCTATAGCTCTTGTCGTTTTAAATTCATGAATTAAATCCAAAATATCATGCGCAATATAAACTGTATCTGTAGCATCAATAACTACAACACTATTTTCCGGTATTTTGGCCAAAGTCATCTTGATAGCTGCTTTATTCAAAAAAGAAACTTCTTGGGCTAAATCAATATGAATGACATCCCCGTCAACATACTCATTTTTTCTAAAACTATATGCTCTTTTAAGATTCCCTCTCAATATAAAGACAACACAAATTACGATTCCCAAAACAACACCTTTTAACAAATCCATAAATACAACTCCTAAAAAAGTTGCTATAAAAGGTAAAAACTGATATTTACCGTAGCTCCAAAAGTGTTTGAATGTTGCAGGTTTTGCTAATTTATATCCAACCAGAATCAAAACCGCAGCAAGCGTTGCTAAAGGTATTTTATTCAAAATAAAAGGAATTGTCAATGCACAGACTAACAATAGAACACCATGAATTATGGCAGATAATTTTGATTTGGCTCCCGCTGCATTGTTAGCAGAAGTACGAACAACAACTGATGTTAATGGCAATCCACCTATCAGTGAACAAATAATATTCCCAATTCCTTGAGCTCTCAATTCAACATTAGTATTGGTAAATCGTTTATGAACATCCATTCTATCTGCTGCTTCAATACACAAAAGTGTCTCGATTGATGCTACAATAGCTATAGTCAGACCAACAACCCAAACTTTAGGATTTAAAAATCCAGCCAGACTTGGTGTTACAATAATTGCTTTAAACTCATCCAGCGATGTTGGCACAGGCAGTGAAACTAAATGTTCTTTCTCAATAGCCAATGAACTTCCGGATGAAATAAAAAATTCATTCAGCAATATTCCAATAACCACGGCAACTAATGCTCCCGGCACAATTTTCAATTTCTTCAAAGCTGGAACTTTATCCCACACTATCAAAATAGCAATTGAAACTGATGCAATCAAAATAGCTCCTAACTGCAAGTGATTTAAAAGATCAAATAGCGCACTAAATGTATTATTATCTGTAGTTTGAACAAAAGACTGGTCTCCTTCAAAATCTGCATCGTATCCAAAAGCATGAGGCAACTGCTTCATAATAATAATAACCCCAATACCTGCCAGCATTCCTTCAATAACATTGGTCGGAAAATAATTTGAAATACTGCCCGCCTTTAGCAAACCTAAAGCCAATTGAATAATTCCTGCAATAAAAACTGCTGTTAAAAAAATATCAAAACCACCCAAATCGGTAATTGCTGTAAGTATTATAGCGGTTAAACCTGCGCCCTGAAACACTTATTTGAGACTGACTCAAATATCCAACAACTATTCCTCCAACTATTCCTGTAATAATTCCTGAAAATAAAGGAGCGCCAGAGGCCATTGCAATTCCCAGACAAAGGGGTAAAGCTACCAAAAAGACTACTAAACCAGAGGCAAAATCTGATTTAAAATGAGTAAAAAGATTTGTATTTTTTGACATAATAAAAATTATAAGATTGATTAATAGATTTCACTGCAGACAAATTCTGCAATGGAAGATCCTTATCCTATAAAAAAAAAATAAGGAATCTAAAAAAAGGGGACATATTCATTTCATTACATCAATAACTCATAATACAAGCCTATTAATCAGATCTGCAGACTAGCATAACCTAAATACTTATCCTATCAGCATACAATCATTAGATCCCAATCAAAAAATTGGAAAATAATATACATGCTAAGATACTACTTATTTACAAATTAAAATCTGCAAATCACAATAGCAACTGAGAAAAGGATGATTGAAATGAGGGGAAACTACACGAAGTTTGGAGGCGGAATAAATATAGAAGCATAGTTCAAATCATGCTTCGATAAATTTTCAAAAATGATAAGAGCAGAACCTTTCTTTAAGGTTAAAAAAGGAACTTCTAAAAAAGTATTGAATGTATAATACTTTATATCATGTTTTAATTCCTCAAAAGAAGAATTACTAGAATTTCCGCAAAGGCTAGTATTCTCCTTGTCATTTTCCAGACAAACCACGATTGTAGGTGCTGCCAGAAAAAAAACAAATAACAATAATACTATACTTGCGAAAAATTTCATGTGGGCAAAAATAGCTGATCGAACTTGAACAAAAAAATTAGTTTCACAAAATTAATCTAATTTTAACACTAAATAAAAGGTCTATTTGTTATAAAAAAACATTTAGACCTTCTATTTTAACTTTTTAGACTACAACCCCTCTTCTAACCATGCCTTCATCATCCAGATCGTTTTTTCCTGCTCAACAATAAAGTCACTCATCATCGAATTTGTTCCTTCATCATTAATATCAGAAGCCTTGTTTAAAATCTCTCTTTCTAATTTTAATAACAAAGAAAGTGAATTTACAATCAGCTGTATACTGGATTCGTCATTTGAAATATTCTTCCCAACCGGCAATTGATTGAATTTTATATAATCTTCAAAAGTGTGTAATGGTCTTCCTCCTAAAGTTAAAACTCTTTCGGCTATCAAATCAATTTTTAATTGAGAATCATTGTACAATTCCTCAAATTTCAAATGCAGGTCAAAAAAACGCTTTCCTCTGATATTCCAGTGCAAACCTCTCAAACTTTGATAATAGACTTGATAATTTGCCAAGAGTACATTCAATTCTACAATTATAACTTCTGATTCCTCTACAGGTAATCCTAAAACATTTATTTTCATAATTTATATTTATTACAGTTCACTTAAAATATTTGAAAACATTATTTTAAGTTTATCTATTCAAAATTATGCAATAAATCAAAAAAACAACTATAAATTAAATTGATTGTTTTTATATTTGCATAAAAATATACTATTTCATGACTATCACACAACTTAAATATGTGTTGGCTGTAGCCGAACACAAAAATTTCACTTTAGCTGCCGAAAAATGTTTTGTAACACAGCCGACATTGAGCATGCAGATTCAAAAAATTGAAGATGAATTGAATATTCAGATTTTTGACAGAACAAAAAAACCAATTCAGCTTACAGATATTGGCCAAAAAATTGTATCCCAAGCTAAAAACATTGTTAATGAAGCCGATAGAATACAAGATATTGTAGAGCAGCAAAAAGGATTCATTGGAGGTGAATTCAGGCTAGGAATTATTCCAACTATTATGCCTACTCTATTGCCAATGTTTTTGAATAATTTCATTAAAAAGTATCCAAAGGTAAAATTAATTATTGAGGAGCTGAATACTGAAGAAATTATCACAAAATTAAAAAACGGAAATCTGGATGCTGCGATTGCAGCAACACCGCTG of Flavobacterium marginilacus contains these proteins:
- a CDS encoding IS30 family transposase, producing MAHLTLEQRYKIEVYRNAGISISEIAELVDKNKSVISREIKRNSDQRSGVYKAVLADKKALNRHKVKIKKCTLTSEVEANILFYLKQDYSPEQIVGRAKIDKRAMVSKERIYQYIWENKRKGGLLYKHLRTKGKKYKKRGHLKDKRGLIIGRVDISERPKIVEKKSRLGDLEIDLVIGKNHKGALLTINDRASGILFMGKVESKEASAIQQKTIELLKDWKPIIKTITSDNGKEFANHRAIAEDLDIDYYFAKPYHSWERGANENLNGLIRQYFPKKSNFENIEEQQIKTVVNTLNNRPRKRFGYKTPNEIFAEKINKLNTVAFIC
- a CDS encoding YdeI/OmpD-associated family protein; its protein translation is MIEKEQHYFKNTSEWREWLHDNHNSSSGVYLIFYKVSSPFESMRWEEAVQVAICYGWIDSTVKKIDEHRRRQLFTPRKDKSIWSKLNKSYIEKLIAANLMHESGLSKIETAKQNGSWTSSDATEDLIIPEDLKLAFEQNKTAYENYQKFSPSYRKSYLHWLNQAKREETRNNRITSIIDLCHQNKKSRD
- a CDS encoding Dps family protein; this encodes MKINVLGLPVEESEVIIVELNVLLANYQVYYQSLRGLHWNIRGKRFFDLHLKFEELYNDSQLKIDLIAERVLTLGGRPLHTFEDYIKFNQLPVGKNISNDESSIQLIVNSLSLLLKLEREILNKASDINDEGTNSMMSDFIVEQEKTIWMMKAWLEEGL
- a CDS encoding LETM1-related biofilm-associated protein codes for the protein MINPSASGWIDKFFIKLKLSEHNVSETEAGFYKNLRNTGFIYGHIISLDTSFEIQTKDWFKEEISKVALLNALYGIFSLTNKEKEPSDFIEQANLFYKEMHPEGFSLFKKIVPKNSPSLTLEKVIDERVQTNDNIINKNFSHLVTNALLFIDVLAFRQYLIKGQIPEKYLKKIEETIVNIAILALKIKNNKSQYDDLLIKLFEASIRYSKFSKKEHITLETLDLSYFTAELEKKYLIDIAGMALWSDGVIENNESYFLHTLAQSLSIEDDFVTLSISKTNSFISRHKKEIPYFNYSNPVKHFYDQTTKSVITLISRNKSRLVKEIVQSKELMLLLAHSTHRDLDEKEKKKVKKQLLDICKTVPSLTIFLLPGGSLLLPLLIKFIPTLLPSAFNENLENDD
- a CDS encoding superoxide dismutase family protein; translated protein: MKKIIFSAAVIIALVIGCKTNSKSSGSKSLNLTFESKSNSNVTGTATFTEKNGKVTFTAKISGLKPGIHAIHIHEKSDCSAADGSSAGGHWNPTFKKHGKWGDAEHHKGDIGNFTADEKGNGTITFTTDEWSIGGEDATKNILGKGLIVHQGADDYVSQPAGNAGARVACSAIIK
- the can gene encoding carbonate dehydratase, which produces MSDFYKKILDNNKKWVEEQLDLDPDFFKDLAKGQQPPLLWIGCSDSRVPANEIIGAKPGEVFVHRNIANMVVHTDMNMLSVLDYSVNVLKVKHVIVCGHYGCGGVKAAMGNDSIGIIDNWIRHIKDVYRLHDKYLDSISDETERFNAFVEINVKEQVFDLAKTSIVQAAWKNGQDLSLHGWVYGLNSGFVTDLGVNFSSNEDLDEVYQLNITK